ATTTTCAGGACAGGATTTTACGCATTGTTGGCAACGGATGCATTTTTCATTGTCTATTTCCGGTCTTTGCGATTTCCAGGAACCTGTTTTGAATTTTTTGCTTGTGCCTGCTGGCAAAATTGGTAAATTTGGTTTTTCCATATTTTATTTTACAGCTTTAAAGATTTTTTTTCGATCTAAAAGCAGAAAGGTAATGGGAATAAGATATATAACTAAAAAAGATAGTAAGATAATTTTTATAGCTATAG
This sequence is a window from Candidatus Paceibacterota bacterium. Protein-coding genes within it:
- a CDS encoding 4Fe-4S binding protein; protein product: MEKPNLPILPAGTSKKFKTGSWKSQRPEIDNEKCIRCQQCVKSCPENSLSLDKEKNEIKFNPDFCKGCGICSEKCPAGAIKMIEE